The Papaver somniferum cultivar HN1 chromosome 3, ASM357369v1, whole genome shotgun sequence genome includes a region encoding these proteins:
- the LOC113359186 gene encoding uncharacterized protein LOC113359186, whose amino-acid sequence MELRRDVERAFGILKRKFAIICGPYRGLSAREKHETILTVIIMHNMVIQETRHNKNWTNHQDEDLRHEIQPAIGSPARNYTQMTSHIENKTLYNRLREDPRANMWAEFGRDGGRIE is encoded by the coding sequence atggaaCTGAGAAGGGATGTGGAACGggcttttggaattttgaagcggAAGTTCGCCATCATTTGTGGGCCTTATCGTGGTCTAAGTGCTCGTGAAAAACATGAGACTATACTGACTGTcatcattatgcataacatggtaattcaggaaactCGTCATAATAAGAATTGGACTAaccatcaagatgaagacttaagGCATGAGATTCAACCAGCAATAGGATCACCTGCAAGGAACTATACGCAAATGACTAGTCATATTGAGAACAAAACTCTGTATAACAGGTTAAGGGAAGATCCAAGAGCGAATATGTGGGCTGAGTTTGGAAGAGATGGAGGACGAATTGAGtag
- the LOC113355619 gene encoding putative uncharacterized protein DDB_G0270496, which yields MGFVSNKSRRVRMTDASSEEESDPEMDMYKEEEEEEDTEEEQEEEEEEGEDAEEEQEEEEEGEDSEEEQEEGEEDYDDEEEEEEDDEERIKAQKDEEMEELEKMVSDIRQEQQDIMKNLKHHKNEDILKGQAVKNQKVLWDKTLEFRFLLQKPFSSSNKLPKEPLRSSFCDSEKATNKAYLDLITSSEQTINCLLELQEALLEKSPHVAQNTDGNTKESSKEAKQSKSLDARTDEEWLPIQQMHSRFTSFRNSSIDKWQRNAQVGTGVAGIKGRLHAFNQNISEQVAAYMGDPSRMIKSMQLRRSTVGTVVPDVCENGKEEDANMDGDPELLDDSEFYQQLLKEFLDSYNPASSESAYYALKRLQTKKRKIVDRRASKCRKIRYHVHEKIVNFMAPEPQDLPPMAPKLFENLFGLKN from the exons ATGGGGTTCGTTTCGAATAAATCACGCCGAGTTCGTATGACCGATGCTAGTTCAGAAGAAGAAAGTGATCCTGAAATGGATATG TacaaagaggaggaagaagaagaggatacggaagaagaacaagaagaggaggaggaagaaggagAGGATGCGGAGGAAgaacaagaagaggaggaagaaggagAGGATTCGGAAGAAGAGCAAGAAGAGGGCGAGGAAGATTacgatgatgaggaggaagaagaagaagatgatgaggaaaGAATTAAGGCACAGAAAGATGAAGAGATGGAAGAACTTGAGAAAATGGTCTCAGATATTCGCCAAGAACAACA AGATATTATGAAGAATCTAAAGCATCACAAGAATGAAGATATTCTGAAAGGTCAAGCCGTAAAGAACCAAAAG GTTCTCTGGGATAAGACTCTTGAGTTCAGGTTCTTGTTGCAAAAACCTTTTTCGAGTTCAAATAAATTACCAAAG GAACCCCTCCGATCATCTTTTTGTGATTCTGAGAAAGCAACAAATAAAGCGTATTTAGACTTGATAACATCATCTGAGCAAACTATAAATTGTTTGTTAGAACTACAAGAG GCTTTACTGGAGAAGAGTCCGCACGTTGCTCAAAATACAGATG GCAACACAAAGGAATCTTCTAAGGAAGCAAAACAATCAAAGAGTTTGGATGCGAGGACTGACGAAGAATGGCTACCTATTCAACAAATGCATTCGAG ATTCACTTCCTTCAGAAATAGCTCAATAGATAAATGGCAGAGAAATGCACAAGTAGGAACTGGTGTGGCTGGGATTAAAGGAAGATTGCATGCATTTAATCAG AATATTAGTGAACAAGTAGCTGCTTACATGGGGGATCCAAGCAGAATGATAAAAAGCATGCAGCTAAGAAGATCTACTGTTGGTACAGTT GTTCCTGATGTGTGTGAAAATGGAAAAGAAGAG GATGCAAACATGGATGGAGACCCCGAACTTTTGGATGACTCTGAATTTTATCAGCAACTTCTGAAGGAATTCTTGGATTCGTACAACCCAGCCTCATCCG AATCGGCATATTATGCTTTAAAGAGATTGCAGACCAAGAAGCGAAAGATTGTCGATCGTCGTGCTTCAAAGTGCCGCAAGATCAG